From Scatophagus argus isolate fScaArg1 chromosome 10, fScaArg1.pri, whole genome shotgun sequence, a single genomic window includes:
- the prepl gene encoding prolyl endopeptidase-like has product MAALSSLLCSSARLVTSPRLRFCELAVCRRITWLSSSLQRCYTSNTSGTAADHLSSGLDRYKDLQNYFKRRLRSAYHRFSDIPDHSVICGQHHDYFTEGDGIYRRDKRQSDLEPEQVLNLGQVSEQEEEAGLDNEERMQRFQWTVQRIRLSPQEKHLAATLRTDHREDLRCVVVRLGKRGPLPQGPAHVVFTLDKVFTFEWATDEVMFYTTLEGLRCNRVFRLDLTSSGGRITSVYEETHPDVFVEVALSRDRRILSINCNSRTTSEVLLIDTVASHLEPFLVQPRQLDLLYHVEHWRKWLIILANTGPGQEYQVVQAPLSKPSIVSWMPLFSPAPGTAIKDMDVVGDHCVLVARTPAGELVLIVVPIPCPRKAYTVQLPSWACAITIKKADMADQRNALEFLVSSPVHLPVPYCLFPEDGLLVSGNEDASSPESLGSYTTSRLEACSQDGTLVPVTLFHTLPVESLRQVPLLVHVYGAYGQDLNMEFCPEKRLLLEQGWALAYCHIRGGGERGLFWQRQARVEGKQRGVEDLQACLHHLFTLGVSCPSLTAFTACSAGAVPVGALCNRHPHLIRAVTLQAPFVDVLGTMEDPSLPLTLEDREEWGNLVGNPKHRLTISSYCPLHNITPQCYPSFLLTAYSGDARVPLAGVLKYVERLKDAIHTHFTLKPESECEPAPNIVLNIQSGANHLGPEDFELKLEEEALKLAFLYTELGLDRPRTPRRRKR; this is encoded by the exons ATGGCCGCTCTCTCGTCTCTGCTGTGTTCATCTGCTCGTCTCGTTACATCGCCTCGGTTACGATTTTGCGAGCTAGCTGTTTGCAGACGCATAACATGGCTGTCTTCGTCCCTCCAACGTTGTTACACGTCG AACACTTCGGGCACAGCAGCAGATCATCTCAGCTCTGGACTTGACAGGTACAAGGACTTGCAGAATTATTTCAAAAGAAGACTGAGGTCAGCGTACCACAGGTTCTCCGACATACCCGATCACTCAGTG ATCTGTGGACAACATCATGATTATTTCACTGAAGGTGATGGCATTTACAGAAGGGACAAGAGACAGA GTGATCTGGAGCCAGAGCAGGTCCTGAATCTAGGACAAGTCTctgaacaagaggaggaggcaggactTGATAATGAAGAGAGAATGCAGAGGTTTCAGTGGACTGTCCAGAGAATACGTCTGTCCCCACAGGAAAAGCATCTCGCTGCCACACTCAGAACTGACCACAGAGAAGATCTGAG GTGTGTTGTTGTGAGACTTGGAAAGAGAGGTCCCCTCCCTCAGGGTCCTGCACACGTCGTATTCACTCTGGACAAAGTCTTCACCTTTG AGTGGGCCACAGACGAGGTTATGTTTTACACAACTTTGGAGGGTCTGCGCTGCAACAGAGTGTTTCGTCTGGACCTCACCTCCAGTGGAGGCAGGATAACCTCTGTGTATGAGGAGACACATCCTGA tgtgtttgtggaggtTGCCCTTTCCAGAGACCGACGGATACTGAGCATCAACTGCAACAGCAGGACCACTTCAGAGGTGCTGCTAATTGATACAGTAGCATCCCATTTAGAGCCTTTTCTGGTTCAGCCACGCCAGCTGGACCTCCTCTACCATGTGGAGCATTGGAGAAAGTGGCTGATTATACTGGCTAATACAGGGCCTGGACAGGAATATCAG GTGGTGCAGGCCCCACTCTCCAAGCCGTCCATTGTCTCCTGGATGCCCCTGTTTTCCCCTGCCCCTGGCACTGCAATCAAAGACATGGATGTTGTTGGAGACCACTGTGTGCTGGTTGCAAGAACACCAGCTGGTGAACTTGTCTTGATCGTGGTCCCAATTCCCTGCCCTAGGAAAGCATACACTGTACAG CTCCCGTCATGGGCCTGTGCCATCACAATCAAGAAGGCAGACATGGCAGATCAACGCAATGCGTTAGAGTTCTTGGTTTCATCTCCTGTACACTTGCCGGTGCCATATTGTCTATTCCCCGAGGATGGGCTCCTTGTATCAGGCAATGAAGATGCATCCTCCCCAGAAAGCTTGGGCAGTTACACCACCTCACGCCTGGAGGCCTGCAGCCAA GATGGTACCTTGGTGCCAGTGACACTGTTTCATACATTACCTGTGGAGAGTTTGAGACAGGTGCCACTACTGGTCCATGTCTATGGAGCTTATGGCCAAGATCTCAACATGGAATTCTGCCCAGAAAAAaggctgctgctggagcaggGCTGGGCTCTGGCTTACTGCCACATCAG AGGTGGAGGTGAGCGGGGTCTGTTCTGGCAAAGACAAGCCCGTGTTGaggggaagcagagaggagtggaggacCTCCAAGCCTGTCTCCATCACCTTTTCACTTTAGGAGTCTCCTGTCCTTCACTCACTGCCTTTACAGCCTGCAGTGCTGGAGCTGTGCCAGTGGGAGCGCTGTGCAACAGGCACCCACACCTGATACGGGCTGTCACGCTGCAG GCTCCGTTTGTGGATGTGTTGGGGACTATGGAGGATCCCAGCCTGCCTCTAACTTTGGAGGATAGAGAAGAATGGGGGAACCTAGTAGGAAACCCAAAACATAGACTCACCATCTCCTCCTACTGTCCCCTTCACAACATTACTCCTCAG TGCTACCCATCATTTCTGCTGACCGCCTACAGTGGTGATGCCAGAGTTCCTCTGGCAGGTGTCCTCAAGTATGTTGAGCGATTAAAGGATGCCATTCATACTCACTTCACACTGAAGCCAGAGTCAG aaTGTGAGCCAGCACCAAACATAGTTCTGAATATCCAATCTGGAGCAAATCACCTCGGACCAGAGGACTTTGAGCTAAAGCTGGAGGAG